One genomic window of Camelina sativa cultivar DH55 chromosome 5, Cs, whole genome shotgun sequence includes the following:
- the LOC104787074 gene encoding SPX domain-containing protein 2 isoform X2: MKFGKSLSNQIEETLPEWRDKFLSYKELKKKLKLMEPRSVENRPSKRSRSDSNSVDSDPTAGMTKEELDFISLLEDELEKFNSFFVEQEEEYIIRLKELKDQVAKAKNSNEEMINIKKEIVDFHGEMVLLMNYSALNYTGLAKILKKYDKRTGALIRLPFIQKVLQEPFFTTDLLNTFVKECEAMLDHLFPSNKIRNLEEGEPTTSGTVQTATDDSDLLRVPKELSEIEYMESLYMKSTVSALKVLKEIRSGSSTVSVFSLPPLQASGLEDDSWKKKVGVLEQVAK; this comes from the exons ATGAAATTCGGCAAGAGCCTAAGCAACCAGATCGAAGAAACCTTACCTGAATGGCGTGACAAATTCCTTTCCTACAAAGAACTCAAAAAGAAGCTCAAGCTTATGGAGCCACGTTCCGTCGAGAACCGTCCTAGCAAACGCTCGAGATCCGATTCCAATTCCGTCGACTCAGATCCAACCGCTGGTATGACCAAGGAAGAGCTCGATTTCATTAGTCTCCTCGAAGATGAGCTTGAGAAATTCAATTCCTTCTTCGTTGAGCAAGAGGAAGAGTATATCATTCGATTGAAG GAATTGAAGGACCAAGTGGCAAAGGCGAAGAATTCAAATGAAGAGATGATAAATATTAAGAAAGAGATTGTAGATTTTCATGGAGAAATGGTGTTGTTGATGAATTATAGTGCTCTTAACTATACAG GATTAGCAAAGATTCTCAAAAAGTATGACAAACGAACCGGTGCTTTAATCCGTTTACCATTTATCCAAAAGGTCCTTCAAGAACCATTCTTCACGACCGACCTGCTTAATACGTTTGTGAAAGAGTGCGAGGCTATGCTTGACCATCTCTTCCCGTCTAACAAAATTCGGAATCTGGAGGAAGGTGAGCCAACAACTTCTGGAACGGTCCAGACAGCAACGGACGATTCTGATCTTCTTAGAGTACCAAAAGAACTGTCTGAGATCGAGTACATGGAGAGCTTGTACATGAAGAGCACAGTGTCAGCTTTAAAGGTATTAAAGGAAATCCGCAGCGGTAGCTCCACGGTTAGCGTCTTCTCGTTGCCACCATTACAGGCGAGT GGATTAGAAGATGATTCCTGGAAGAAGAAAGTTGGCGTCCTCGAACAAGTAGCGAAATGa
- the LOC104787074 gene encoding SPX domain-containing protein 2 isoform X1, protein MKFGKSLSNQIEETLPEWRDKFLSYKELKKKLKLMEPRSVENRPSKRSRSDSNSVDSDPTAGMTKEELDFISLLEDELEKFNSFFVEQEEEYIIRLKELKDQVAKAKNSNEEMINIKKEIVDFHGEMVLLMNYSALNYTGLAKILKKYDKRTGALIRLPFIQKVLQEPFFTTDLLNTFVKECEAMLDHLFPSNKIRNLEEGEPTTSGTVQTATDDSDLLRVPKELSEIEYMESLYMKSTVSALKVLKEIRSGSSTVSVFSLPPLQASGLEDDSWKKKVGVLEQVAK, encoded by the exons ATGAAATTCGGCAAGAGCCTAAGCAACCAGATCGAAGAAACCTTACCTGAATGGCGTGACAAATTCCTTTCCTACAAAGAACTCAAAAAGAAGCTCAAGCTTATGGAGCCACGTTCCGTCGAGAACCGTCCTAGCAAACGCTCGAGATCCGATTCCAATTCCGTCGACTCAGATCCAACCGCTGGTATGACCAAGGAAGAGCTCGATTTCATTAGTCTCCTCGAAGATGAGCTTGAGAAATTCAATTCCTTCTTCGTTGAGCAAGAGGAAGAGTATATCATTCGATTGAAG GAATTGAAGGACCAAGTGGCAAAGGCGAAGAATTCAAATGAAGAGATGATAAATATTAAGAAAGAGATTGTAGATTTTCATGGAGAAATGGTGTTGTTGATGAATTATAGTGCTCTTAACTATACAG GATTAGCAAAGATTCTCAAAAAGTATGACAAACGAACCGGTGCTTTAATCCGTTTACCATTTATCCAAAAGGTCCTTCAAGAACCATTCTTCACGACCGACCTGCTTAATACGTTTGTGAAAGAGTGCGAGGCTATGCTTGACCATCTCTTCCCGTCTAACAAAATTCGGAATCTGGAGGAAGGTGAGCCAACAACTTCTGGAACGGTCCAGACAGCAACGGACGATTCTGATCTTCTTAGAGTACCAAAAGAACTGTCTGAGATCGAGTACATGGAGAGCTTGTACATGAAGAGCACAGTGTCAGCTTTAAAGGTATTAAAGGAAATCCGCAGCGGTAGCTCCACGGTTAGCGTCTTCTCGTTGCCACCATTACAGGCGAGTGGATTAGAGGATGATTCCTGGAAGAAGAAAGTTGGCGTCCTCGAACAAGTAGCGAaatga